CGCTGCGGATAAAATGGCAGAGCTGTTGGGACGAGAAGGTCAAGTCGCTGTTTTGACGCTACCCGGTCAGCAAAATCATGAGGAACGCTTGCGTGGCTTTCGCGATACCATACAGCGGCAGTATCCTGCCATGAAGGTGGTGGAAGTAGCGGATGGCCGCGCAGACGCGATGGTCTCCCGGGATGAGTCGCAAAGGCTGATGAAAGCTTATCCGAAACTGGCGGGCATTTTTGTGACCGAAGCAACGGGAGGAATAGGTGTAGGTGAAGCGGTACTGAGTCAAAAAAACAGCCACCCGCTGAAAATCATTTCTTTTGATACGAATAAAGCGACATTGGATATGATTCGTGGTGGCACAATCTCGGCAACAATTGCTCAGGGAACATGGAATATGGGCTATTGGTCGCTTCAATATCTGTTCCATCTGCATCATCATTTGACGACTCCTGCGCCTTCTTCCACCGGAGACAACACTCCGCTGCCCGTGCGGGTAGACACTGGAATCTCTGTTGTCACCCAGGCGAATGTAGATGATTATTATGCGAAATAAATTTTGGAAGCGTATCCAGCTAGGAGTGCACCACATGATGCCGCGGTTACGCTTGCGCAATATGCCCTTACGCTATCAACTCATGCTGCTGTTCCTGTTGTTTGGCATTGTACCTTCGCTGGGATTAGGTCTGCTGGTCAATTGGACGGTGGAACGGATTATTGA
The Paenibacillus peoriae DNA segment above includes these coding regions:
- a CDS encoding substrate-binding domain-containing protein — protein: MKKTLLVYMLLIAAFALYVFRYEQTGPLNGTWEDKGLRGSIGETYMMITFQSGLEYWKSGLKGFEDAGDALGVTVEYRGATRYDAQEQTTVIEQAIARKPAGIAISAIDPHSLIPVINKALDAGIPVVLFDAEAPGSRAYSFLGTDNYKAGVTAADKMAELLGREGQVAVLTLPGQQNHEERLRGFRDTIQRQYPAMKVVEVADGRADAMVSRDESQRLMKAYPKLAGIFVTEATGGIGVGEAVLSQKNSHPLKIISFDTNKATLDMIRGGTISATIAQGTWNMGYWSLQYLFHLHHHLTTPAPSSTGDNTPLPVRVDTGISVVTQANVDDYYAK